The window CAACCCCGGTCGACGGGAGAAAGCCCTGCCGAGGGTCTTCTGCATAGATGCGGGCCTCGACGGCAGACCCGCTGAGGGTCACATCCTCCTGTGAGAAGCCAAGCGGCTCGCCCGCGGCGATGCGCAGCTGCTGTTCGACAAGATCTACCCGCTCGCCCCTCACCCGCGCGACCTCCTCGGTAACGGGATGCTCCACCTGCAGCCGCGCATTCATCTCCATAAAGAAGAACTCGTCCGGCGATTCGGCAGAAACGAGAAACTCAACGGTTCCAGCGCCCACGTACCCGCTACCTCTGGCAACCTCGCACGCCGCAGCGCCCATCCGTTCGCGAAGATGCGCGCCCTGCGGCGACTGCAGAAGCGGAGACGGAGCCTCCTCGATTACCTTCTGGTGGCGGCGTTGCAGAGAGCATTCGCGCTCCCCGAGGTGGACGACTCCCCCGCTCATGTCGGCCAGGATCTGCACCTCGATGTGGCGTGGTGACGTCACGAGGCGCTCCAACAGCAGAGCGTCGTCACCGAACGCGGCCTTAGCGATGCGGCGGGCTGCGGCCAGTGCGTCGGGCAGGTGCGCCGGATCCTCCACGACCTGCATGCCCTTGCCTCCACCACCGGCCGACGGCTTAACGAGCAGCGGAAACCCCACAGACCCTGCTGCTTCGATGAGCTCGGCGTCGCCGAGCGCTGGCCGGGACACTCCCGGAATCACCGGGACGCCCCGCTCCTGCACATGGATCTTTGCTCTGATCTTGTCGCCCATCAGATCAAGCGCAAAAACAGGGGGGCCAACGAACACCACGCCGGCGTCGGAGCACGCCTGCGCCAGCGGCGCGCTCTCCGACACGAAGCCGTACCCGGGGTGCACCGCCTGTGCCCCGGTCGTGCGCACCGCCGCCATAATCGCATCGACGGAGAGGTAGCTGTCACGGGCGGGGGCCGGCCCGATTCGCACTGCCACATCGGCGAGCGTCGTATGCGGAGCATCCGCATCAGCATCGCTGTACACGGCGATGGAACGGATGCCCAGCCGCCGAAGGGTGCGGATAATGCGCACCGCAATCTCGCCGCGGTTGGCCACAAGAACGCTCTCGAAAGGGGGCACGGCGGTCACATCCTAAACAGGCCGAAGGCCGGCTCTGGCAGGGGCGCCGACGCACACACCCGGAGGGCGAGCCCCAGCACCGTGCGGGTATCGGCAGGGTCGATGACCCCGTCGTCCCACAGACGGGCAGTGGAATAGTACGGGCTTCCCTGCTCTTCGTAGCGGTCAGCGATGGGCTGGCGAAAGTCTGCTTCGTCGGCCGCGGAGTAGCTTTCGCCTCGGGCAGCCATCTGCTCCCGCCGCACCGACCACAGCACTGACGATGCTTGCTGGCCGCCCATTACCGAAACCCTCGCCGCTGGCCACATCCACAAAAAGCGGGGCGAGTAGGCCCTTCCACACATGGAGTAGTTGCCAGCGCCGAATGAACCGCCGATCACGACTGTGAGTTTGGGCACCCGGGTCGTGGCCACCGCCGTGACCATTTTTGCTCCGTGCTTTGCTATGCCGCCCGCCTCAGCGTCCGTCCCCACCATGAAGCCCGAGATGTTCTGCAGAAAGACCAGGGGCGTGCCGCGCTGGTCGCACAGCTCGATGAAGTGAGCTCCCTTTTGAGCCGACTCGCTGAACAGCACGCCGTTGTTGGCAATGATGCCCACCGGATGCCCGTGGATGCGGGCGAACCCGGTGACGAGAGTCGTGCCGTACTCCGCCTTGAACTCATGAAACTCGCTGCCATCAACAAGCCTGGCGATGACCTCGTGGACGTCGTATGACTCGAGAACGTCGGTGGGAACGACACCATAGAGCTCGTCTTGCGGCACCCGTGGCGGCTCTGATGCGCTCACCTGCCAGGCGGCCTCGGCGGGCGGCGGCAGGGTCTCGACGATATCGCGCACGATCTGCAGAGCATGATCATCGTTGTCTGCGAGGTGATCGACCACCCCAGAGCGCCGAGCGTGCACTTCGCCTCCACCGAGCTCCTCAGCGGTGACAACCTCGCCGATTGCCGCTTTGACGAGCGGCGGGCCGCCGAGAAAGATCGTTCCCTCGCCCCGCACGATCACGGTTTCGTCGCTCATCGCCGGTACATAGGCACCGCCTGCCGTGCAGGATCCCATGACGGAGGCGATCTGCGGCACGCGCTGCGCCGACATGCGGGCCTGGTTGTAGAAGATGCGCCCGAAGTGGTCGCGATCGGCGAAAACCTCGTCCTGCATCGGCAGAAAGGCTCCCCCCGAATCGACCAGGTAGATGCAGGGGAGCCGATTCTCCAGGGCAATCTCCTGTGCTCTTAGGTGCTTCTTGACCGTGAGAGGGAGGTAGGTTCCGCCCTTGACGGTTGCGTCATTAGCAATGACCAGGACGGGGCGGTCGTGAACGAGGCCGACGCCAGCGACGACCCCGGCTCCAGGAGCTTCGTCACCATAAAGCCCCGTCGCGGCGAGCGGTGCGATCTCAAGGAACGGACTGCCCTCATCGAGGAGGCGGTCAACGCGGTCGCGGGCCAGCAGCTTTCCCCTGCTCTGATGACGCAACCGGGATGCTTCTGAGCCACCCAGCGCCGCCTCGGCGAGTCTCGCGCGCAGTTCGGCGACGAGCGCCTTTTGTGCGGTGGCGTTCGCCTCGAACGCCGCCGAGGTCACGTCGACCCGACTTTCCAGTGTCTTCATTGACTACCTTCTGAGCTGCTGTGGATGAGAGCGGACCGCTCCTCAAGCCAATTTCAGTTAGTCTCGACTAACTGAACTACAGGCTAACTCTCTCGCCATCGAAGGGGAACCCCCCGTGACAGCCCAGACTCCAGACCCGCCAGCCGACGGATCGTCTCGCACCAGGGCAAAGGCCGACCGCAGAACAGCGCTTCTCGAAGCGGCGGCGCGTCTCTTTGCCGAGAACGGCTTCGCCCAGGTCTCACTCGAGGAGCTCGGCGCCGCGGTCGGCGTGAGCGGCCCCGCCGTCTACCGGCACTTCGCCAGCAAACAGGCCGTCCTCGCCGCGCTGCTCATCGGCGTTAGCGAATCCCTGCTCGCGGGCGGTCGTTCCGTGATCGCGCAGCAATCCCCGGCCGCGGTGACGCTTCGAGCACTCATCGACTTCCACGTCGACTTCGCCGTGAGAGACCCCGACGTCATTCGCGTTCACGATCGCGACCTGCACAGCCTGTCAGACGACTCCCGCCACACGGTGAGAGAGCTTCAGCGGCGATACAGCGAGCTCTGGGTCGACGTTGCCGCTGAGCTGCGCACCGAGACCCGTCAGGAGCTTCGGGTTCGGGTGCAGGCCATTTTCGGCCTCATCAACTCCACCCCGCATACCGCAAGCGGAATCGCTGGGGATTCGCTTCGAGCCCTCTTGAGCGACATGGCGCTGGCAGCCAGCCTTTCGGCCTCGCAATAGTCCCGAGCTAATCGGCCGATGTGCAGATGCAGACCTCGTTGCCCTCAATATCGGCGAGCACCCACCAGTCCGGCGCGAACTCATCCGTGATGAGAGCACCGCCAGCGGCAAGAGCTGCGGCCAGCCGCGCTTCGGCATTATGCGCAGGAACATAAACATCGACATGCATGCGATTGCGCTCTGTGCGGGCAGCATCCATGCTCTGAAACCAGACCTTGGGACCGTCGCCGCGCGGGTCTACCAGGCTCGAAGAATCGCCGCCGTCAACGTCGACGTAGTCGAGCACCGCCTTCCAAAAGGGACGAAGGTTCCCGGGCTCTGTCGTGTCGATTGCGATCTCGTAGACGCTAGGAATATGGTCTGCCGGTTCGCCGCCGACGTGCACGGCGAGGGAATGAATATCCCGTGCCAGCTGCACGTCGCGCGAGGTAACGCCTCCGGAATCATGAGACGTGAGCACGAACTCTGCCCGGCCCCAACCCAGCTTCATATCGGGATGGTGGTTTAGCGACTCAGCAATCTCACCCGCACGCGTCACAATCGCCGCCGCCGTCACAAAATCGGGGGTCGTGTAGTTTGCCCTGAGCGCACCGGCGAGATGTTCGAACGCCGTACCGGCGAGATCCTCTGCGGTCATCTCGGGAGTGAGGAGCTTATGGGGGTCGACGCTGACTTCGCTCATGCGCCCACCTTCCCGCCGAGTTCCGTGGGCGTCAAGTGCCTGGAGGTGAGCATCTGGCCTGAGTTCACGAGCCTCTGTGGTGCTCGCTGCCTCATACGAGAGCGAGAACGCCCGCCGGGTCCCTCAGAATCGACCCCACCGTCGTAAGGAACTCAGAGCCCTGCCGACCATCGATTAACCGGTGATCGAACGCGAGCGTGAGCGTGACCACGCTGCGCAACTCGATTTCTCCGTCGTGCTCCCACGGCACCCGGCGAATGGCACCCAACGCAAGAATTGCCGCCTCCCCCGGCGGCAAAATGGGAGTGCCAGCATCCACGCCAAAAACTCCGACATTGGTCACCGTGAAGGTGCCATCCACGAGCTGGTGGGGCGTAGTCGCCGACTCCCGCGCCGATGCGGTGAGCGCGGTCATTGCATCGGCCAGTGCGGGCAACGAGAGCTCGTCGGCACCGCGGATGTTCGGCACCAGCAATCCTCGATCCGTTGCGACGGCGATCCCGAGGTTCACATGAGCGAACTGGACCACCTCCTGAGCGGACTCATCCCACCGACTGTTGATCTCCGGCGTGTGCTTGATCGC is drawn from Salinibacterium hongtaonis and contains these coding sequences:
- a CDS encoding TetR/AcrR family transcriptional regulator produces the protein MTAQTPDPPADGSSRTRAKADRRTALLEAAARLFAENGFAQVSLEELGAAVGVSGPAVYRHFASKQAVLAALLIGVSESLLAGGRSVIAQQSPAAVTLRALIDFHVDFAVRDPDVIRVHDRDLHSLSDDSRHTVRELQRRYSELWVDVAAELRTETRQELRVRVQAIFGLINSTPHTASGIAGDSLRALLSDMALAASLSASQ
- a CDS encoding VOC family protein encodes the protein MSEVSVDPHKLLTPEMTAEDLAGTAFEHLAGALRANYTTPDFVTAAAIVTRAGEIAESLNHHPDMKLGWGRAEFVLTSHDSGGVTSRDVQLARDIHSLAVHVGGEPADHIPSVYEIAIDTTEPGNLRPFWKAVLDYVDVDGGDSSSLVDPRGDGPKVWFQSMDAARTERNRMHVDVYVPAHNAEARLAAALAAGGALITDEFAPDWWVLADIEGNEVCICTSAD
- a CDS encoding acetyl/propionyl/methylcrotonyl-CoA carboxylase subunit alpha, which codes for MPPFESVLVANRGEIAVRIIRTLRRLGIRSIAVYSDADADAPHTTLADVAVRIGPAPARDSYLSVDAIMAAVRTTGAQAVHPGYGFVSESAPLAQACSDAGVVFVGPPVFALDLMGDKIRAKIHVQERGVPVIPGVSRPALGDAELIEAAGSVGFPLLVKPSAGGGGKGMQVVEDPAHLPDALAAARRIAKAAFGDDALLLERLVTSPRHIEVQILADMSGGVVHLGERECSLQRRHQKVIEEAPSPLLQSPQGAHLRERMGAAACEVARGSGYVGAGTVEFLVSAESPDEFFFMEMNARLQVEHPVTEEVARVRGERVDLVEQQLRIAAGEPLGFSQEDVTLSGSAVEARIYAEDPRQGFLPSTGVVVALHEPAGEGVRVDSGLALGRSITADYDPLLAKVIARGDDRAQALYRLDRALAETLVLGVHHNVELLRVLLADPDVRSGSLDTDLIARFLPRHEFGVPDAVALDTAASLFCGRVDGAEPWRRRDGWRLGEHRPAVVTIDDGDEWRSVAVPQPVSVLPPRDVALDGDTVWIGHGGASVALRRVSREESLERELAALERQEGAVSPEVRAPLAGTVVDVSVASGDRVTARQALVTIEAMKMEHTVLATSEGIVTIDVRVGDLVRADHRVATIAADSSSAAQPTPLREVQP
- a CDS encoding carboxyl transferase domain-containing protein, which translates into the protein MKTLESRVDVTSAAFEANATAQKALVAELRARLAEAALGGSEASRLRHQSRGKLLARDRVDRLLDEGSPFLEIAPLAATGLYGDEAPGAGVVAGVGLVHDRPVLVIANDATVKGGTYLPLTVKKHLRAQEIALENRLPCIYLVDSGGAFLPMQDEVFADRDHFGRIFYNQARMSAQRVPQIASVMGSCTAGGAYVPAMSDETVIVRGEGTIFLGGPPLVKAAIGEVVTAEELGGGEVHARRSGVVDHLADNDDHALQIVRDIVETLPPPAEAAWQVSASEPPRVPQDELYGVVPTDVLESYDVHEVIARLVDGSEFHEFKAEYGTTLVTGFARIHGHPVGIIANNGVLFSESAQKGAHFIELCDQRGTPLVFLQNISGFMVGTDAEAGGIAKHGAKMVTAVATTRVPKLTVVIGGSFGAGNYSMCGRAYSPRFLWMWPAARVSVMGGQQASSVLWSVRREQMAARGESYSAADEADFRQPIADRYEEQGSPYYSTARLWDDGVIDPADTRTVLGLALRVCASAPLPEPAFGLFRM